One Thermus amyloliquefaciens genomic window, CCGCCAGCCTTTCTGCTGGGTTCACCATCCTTCCCTCCCTTGGGCCTTGGCGGCCCGATAGGCCTCAATGTACTCCTCGGCCTTCAGGGAGAGCTCCCTCTCCGCCACCTTCGCCGCCTCGCCGGGGTCCTCGGGGAGGTCCACCGGCTCGTGGGAGGCGATGCGGTTCCGGTCCCGATGGACCCTGCCCCCGGAGGTGTCGTAGCGGGCCACCCAGACGAAGCGGCCCTCCTCGGGATCCCACCACTCCAGCTGTACCGCCCAGGAGCGCAACTTCCCCCGCTCCACCTCCAAGGTGACCCGGAGGCGCCGGTCGGGGCCGATGACCACTTCCCGCCTACGGACCATCGCCCCAAGTTACTTCTCCCGGTCCTTAAGGGACCTAGAAGGCCTTCCACCCGAAGGGGAGTGCCTCCTGCCCCTCCCCCGGGCTTCCCAGGGCCCTGGGACTGGTGGTGGAGTGGGCCTCCCTGCACCGGGAAGCCCTCCTGGAGAACTGGGAGCGGGCCCGGCGGGGCGAGCCCCTGAGGCCCATCCCGCCCCTGGAGTAGCCTGGAGGGGATGGTGGTGGAAGTGGTGGAGGCCAGGCCCCTGGAGGTCTTAAAGCTCCGGCTCCGCTTCTCGGACGGGAAGGGGAGGGTGGTGGACCTTTCGGCCCTGGAGCTTCCCGGGCTCCTCTCCCGCCTCCGGGATCCCGGCTTCTTCGCCCAGGTGCGGGTGGACCCGGAGCTCGGGGCCCCGGTCTGGCCCGGGGCTTAGACCTGGATCCCCTGGTGCTCTACGCGAGGGCCCTGGGCACCGGGCTTCCCCTGCCGGCGGAGGCTTCGGGGCCTAGGCCCTCTTTGCGCGAAGGCGAACTTTCGCGCAGGAAAGGGCGAAAAGCGACCAAACTGGCCCCTCGGACTGCATAGGCTTGCCATGGATCCCGGGGGAGAAGGCGGGGTTTATGCAAGACGCCTCACGGAGATCCCGGAGGGGGGGAAGGGCATCCTTTTGCAGTCCGGCCCTTACCCTGAACCCCGTGGACCCGCCCCCTGGCCTCCCCACCGGGCCACCTGGAAGGCCCGCCCACCTCTCCCGCCTCCCGGGGCGGAAGGTCCTCCGCCTGGAGGCCCTGGGCCTCTTCGCCCGGCTGCGCCGCTTCTGGTGCCCCAAGAAGGAGGTCTTCCCCCCGGGGCTCTTCTGGGTGCGCCTCCACCTGCGCACGGACGGGGAGGGGTTCGCCACCTCCCTCCACCTGGCCGCGTGCCGCCCCCTGGGGGAGGCCCCCGTGGGGACGCTTCCGGGGGAGCCCTTGGGCTTCACCCTCCTGGGGGAGTGGCTTGGGGCCTGGAGGGGGTGGGGCGGGTGCGCGTGCGGCTTCCCGGGGAGGTCCCTTC contains:
- a CDS encoding DUF7718 family protein, producing MVRRREVVIGPDRRLRVTLEVERGKLRSWAVQLEWWDPEEGRFVWVARYDTSGGRVHRDRNRIASHEPVDLPEDPGEAAKVAERELSLKAEEYIEAYRAAKAQGREGW
- a CDS encoding DUF2442 domain-containing protein, with protein sequence MVVEVVEARPLEVLKLRLRFSDGKGRVVDLSALELPGLLSRLRDPGFFAQVRVDPELGAPVWPGA